Proteins from a genomic interval of Corynebacterium deserti GIMN1.010:
- the tatC gene encoding twin-arginine translocase subunit TatC, whose translation MTIVEHIKEFRRRLLISLAGIIVGTIIAFVWYDYAIGSIPTLGNLLRDPYCSLPAEARYAFSDSDECRLLATGPFDPFMLRLKVAALAGLVIASPVWLSQLWGFITPGLMKNERRYTAIFVTIAVLLFVGGAVLAYFVVAYGLEFLLTIGGDTQAAALTGERYFNFLLALLMIFGVSFEVPLVISMLNVAGILTYDAIKDKRRMIIMILFVFAAFMTPGQDPFTMLVLAISLTILVELAIQFCRINDKRRAKKRPEWLDADDLSASPLDTSAGGEDAPSPVEMPEPVTPSPKPQASEDASISYKPGRIDFGDVL comes from the coding sequence ATGACCATCGTCGAGCACATCAAAGAGTTTCGACGCCGGTTGCTCATTTCTTTAGCCGGCATCATTGTCGGCACCATCATCGCCTTTGTCTGGTACGACTACGCCATTGGCTCGATCCCCACGTTGGGTAATCTCCTCCGTGATCCTTACTGTTCGCTACCTGCGGAAGCACGCTACGCCTTTAGTGATTCAGATGAGTGTCGCCTATTGGCAACTGGACCGTTCGACCCCTTCATGCTGCGCCTAAAAGTCGCCGCATTGGCCGGTTTGGTCATTGCCTCACCGGTGTGGCTGAGCCAATTGTGGGGCTTTATCACCCCAGGTCTGATGAAGAATGAGCGTCGTTACACTGCAATCTTCGTCACCATCGCAGTTCTGCTGTTCGTTGGCGGCGCAGTGCTTGCGTACTTCGTGGTTGCCTACGGACTGGAGTTCCTGCTCACGATTGGTGGCGACACCCAGGCCGCGGCGCTGACAGGTGAACGTTACTTCAACTTCCTGCTTGCGTTGCTTATGATCTTCGGCGTGAGCTTCGAAGTTCCGCTGGTGATCAGCATGCTCAACGTGGCAGGAATTCTCACCTATGATGCGATTAAAGACAAACGACGCATGATCATTATGATTCTCTTTGTCTTCGCCGCATTCATGACGCCTGGTCAAGATCCCTTCACCATGCTGGTCCTGGCTATTTCGCTCACAATTTTGGTGGAGTTGGCTATTCAATTCTGTCGTATCAATGACAAACGACGGGCCAAGAAGCGACCTGAATGGCTCGATGCGGATGACCTTAGTGCGTCTCCACTGGATACCTCGGCGGGTGGGGAAGACGCTCCAAGTCCCGTTGAGATGCCCGAGCCGGTAACCCCCTCGCCGAAGCCGCAGGCGAGTGAGGATGCGTCGATAAGCTATAAACCTGGCCGAATCGACTTCGGTGACGTGCTGTAG
- the tatA gene encoding Sec-independent protein translocase subunit TatA, producing MSLGPWEIGIIVLLIIVLFGAKKLPDAARSIGRSMRIFKSEVKEMNKDDEKQEPQQQPQVAPNQIAPPQPVQQPQQPVQQPVQQPNFEQHYQGQQIQQPSQQPDYRQNYEDPNRSA from the coding sequence ATGTCCCTAGGACCATGGGAAATCGGAATCATTGTCCTGCTGATCATCGTGCTGTTCGGCGCAAAGAAGCTTCCGGACGCCGCACGCTCAATTGGTCGCTCCATGCGCATCTTCAAGTCCGAAGTCAAGGAAATGAACAAGGACGATGAGAAGCAGGAACCACAGCAGCAGCCTCAGGTAGCCCCCAACCAGATCGCGCCACCGCAGCCTGTACAGCAGCCGCAGCAGCCAGTTCAACAGCCCGTGCAGCAACCAAACTTTGAGCAGCACTACCAGGGCCAGCAGATTCAGCAGCCATCCCAGCAGCCTGATTACCGTCAAAACTACGAGGACCCAAACCGCTCCGCATAG
- a CDS encoding helix-turn-helix transcriptional regulator, whose amino-acid sequence MAKSSDKVSDLARQLSLLPYFSKYPERSILEAAKDLGQPPTQLMEDLNRLWMCGLPGLLPGDLVELEHSYSEVKILNAQGMDKPLRLTPTEAGVLLLTLESLETLPGIAQQDAVISATAKLRAIMGEYSAAVFDSTGEDKDSDVLAVVGDAMDQKRQVRFVYDSHNSDSTATRQVSPAHIFTKEGQTYIRAWEEAVDDSRTFRLDRIHDIVLSDASITTPPRRQLFSAEDPFNFGKSTDNATLLLRSDATWLTNYMSIELDEDIEPIKGTDGNLWYTAYYPLLYKEWFVRFAISHAEHLKVTSPQDLRNCINQKVSSGLSAYDLDVR is encoded by the coding sequence ATGGCGAAATCATCCGACAAAGTCAGTGACCTTGCGCGTCAGCTCAGTTTGTTGCCCTACTTCAGCAAGTATCCCGAACGCAGCATTTTGGAAGCAGCCAAAGACCTCGGCCAACCACCAACACAACTGATGGAAGACTTAAATCGCTTGTGGATGTGTGGTTTGCCGGGCCTTCTTCCTGGAGACCTCGTCGAGCTTGAGCACAGCTATAGTGAAGTGAAAATCCTCAACGCTCAAGGCATGGATAAGCCACTTCGCCTCACACCAACCGAGGCTGGCGTGCTACTGCTTACCCTTGAATCGCTAGAAACCCTGCCCGGCATCGCGCAACAAGATGCGGTCATCTCGGCCACAGCAAAACTCCGCGCGATTATGGGGGAGTATTCCGCAGCTGTTTTTGACTCCACCGGTGAAGATAAAGACTCAGATGTGTTAGCCGTGGTGGGCGACGCCATGGACCAAAAACGACAAGTGCGCTTTGTCTATGACTCTCATAACTCTGATTCCACAGCAACCAGACAGGTAAGTCCTGCCCATATCTTCACTAAAGAGGGCCAGACCTACATCAGAGCCTGGGAAGAAGCTGTGGATGATTCGAGGACGTTTAGGCTCGACCGCATCCACGATATTGTGCTTAGCGACGCATCCATCACGACTCCTCCCAGGCGCCAGCTGTTCTCGGCGGAAGACCCATTCAACTTTGGCAAATCCACAGATAACGCCACATTGTTGCTGCGTAGCGACGCCACTTGGCTCACCAACTACATGTCGATCGAACTTGACGAGGACATTGAACCCATTAAAGGTACCGATGGAAATCTGTGGTACACGGCGTACTATCCGTTGTTGTACAAAGAGTGGTTCGTTCGCTTTGCTATCAGCCATGCTGAGCATTTGAAAGTAACTAGTCCCCAAGATCTTCGAAATTGCATAAACCAAAAGGTATCTAGCGGTTTATCCGCGTATGATCTTGACGTAAGGTAA
- a CDS encoding helix-turn-helix transcriptional regulator, with translation MSDRKEDLERQINLTFAFLSAGSYSRKFLTQAWIRDNVGGYKGLTDGAFRRKLQRDLAYLRRVGVPIEQFTLDTGDNQQAYRLSQDSYELPEVEFTPEEAAVLGMAGEMGQNQELGAFARSGWTKLAAAGAHRDLSRNTALTNAGDLRTLSARNLDTIIKARHRTKQITFSYQYSQTVPPVTRRMDPWALVPEHDRIYLVGFDLDRDAPRSFRITRVSDIEVGGPATHPIPEGLDLQDFVRAQLRHKSVLVDATLRITPDRAVELKAAGVEQPDGTWLFNDVDRQWLVTTAAAHAPEAVVLEPEDVINDVVHLLRAAQQEVV, from the coding sequence GTGAGCGATCGGAAGGAAGACCTCGAACGCCAAATTAACCTCACATTCGCGTTTTTGAGTGCGGGATCCTATTCCAGGAAGTTCCTCACCCAAGCGTGGATCAGGGACAACGTTGGCGGTTATAAGGGTCTTACTGATGGTGCTTTTCGGCGAAAACTGCAGCGCGATCTGGCCTATTTGCGCCGCGTTGGCGTTCCCATTGAGCAGTTCACCTTAGACACCGGCGACAATCAGCAGGCCTATCGCCTCAGCCAAGACTCCTACGAGCTCCCCGAGGTTGAATTCACCCCAGAGGAGGCTGCTGTTTTGGGCATGGCAGGCGAGATGGGACAAAACCAGGAGCTTGGCGCCTTTGCCCGTTCCGGTTGGACCAAATTAGCAGCTGCCGGCGCCCACCGCGATCTCTCTAGAAACACGGCACTTACAAACGCCGGCGATCTGCGCACCCTGTCCGCGCGTAACCTGGACACCATCATCAAAGCCCGACATCGCACAAAGCAGATCACCTTTTCCTACCAATACAGTCAAACAGTCCCACCTGTTACCCGACGCATGGATCCGTGGGCACTTGTCCCCGAACATGACCGCATTTATCTCGTCGGCTTCGACCTCGACCGCGACGCCCCACGAAGCTTCCGCATCACTCGCGTATCCGACATTGAGGTCGGCGGACCCGCGACCCACCCCATCCCGGAGGGGCTGGATCTTCAAGACTTCGTGCGCGCCCAACTTCGCCATAAAAGCGTGCTTGTCGACGCCACCCTGCGCATCACCCCAGACCGTGCCGTCGAGCTCAAGGCCGCAGGGGTAGAGCAACCCGATGGCACATGGCTATTTAACGACGTCGATCGTCAGTGGCTGGTCACCACAGCTGCCGCTCACGCCCCCGAAGCGGTTGTCCTTGAACCGGAAGATGTCATCAACGACGTTGTTCATTTGCTGCGTGCCGCACAACAAGAGGTGGTCTAA
- the pafA gene encoding Pup--protein ligase produces MGIETEYGITYTDGDIRKLRPDEIARTMFRPLVEKYASSNVFISNGSRLYLDVGSHPEYATAECDSLTQLINYEKAGDVIADSMAKTAEGTLAKEGIDGQVYLFKNNVDSVGNSYGCHENYLVGRSMPLKALGKRLMPFLITRQLISGAGRIHHPNPTAKGETFPLGFCISQRADHVWEGVSSATTRSRPIINTRDEPHADSHSYRRLHVIVGDANMAEPSIALKIGSTQLVLEMIEAEVGLPNLELANDIASIREISRDQTGSTLLILKDGGTITALEVQQIVYQHAVAWLEQRPEPEISGTSNDEMRRVLDLWGRMLEAIETQDFSAVDTEIDWVIKKKLLDRYQVRGNLDLGDPRLAQIDLTYHDIRPGRGLFSVLQSRGLIKRWTTDDAIAHAVEEAPMTTRAHLRGRILQAADKLGAPVTVDWMRHKVNRPEPQTVELGDPFATENAEVDQLIEYMLTHAESYRS; encoded by the coding sequence ATGGGGATCGAAACGGAATACGGCATCACTTACACCGATGGCGATATCCGCAAACTTCGCCCCGATGAGATTGCGCGCACGATGTTTAGGCCACTGGTGGAAAAGTACGCAAGCTCCAATGTGTTTATTTCCAACGGTTCACGCCTGTACCTTGATGTCGGTTCTCATCCGGAGTATGCCACGGCAGAATGCGATAGTCTCACCCAGCTGATCAACTATGAAAAAGCAGGGGATGTCATCGCCGATTCCATGGCGAAAACGGCGGAGGGAACCCTCGCGAAAGAAGGAATTGACGGACAGGTATACCTGTTTAAAAACAACGTCGATTCTGTTGGCAACTCCTATGGCTGCCACGAAAACTACCTGGTCGGCCGGTCCATGCCGTTAAAAGCCCTGGGCAAGCGGCTCATGCCGTTTCTAATTACCCGCCAATTAATTTCCGGTGCAGGACGAATCCATCATCCTAATCCCACAGCTAAAGGCGAGACGTTCCCGCTGGGCTTTTGCATTTCCCAACGCGCTGATCATGTGTGGGAAGGCGTGTCGAGTGCTACCACGAGGTCACGGCCCATCATTAACACCCGCGATGAACCTCATGCCGATTCGCATTCTTACCGTCGCCTGCACGTCATCGTCGGCGATGCCAACATGGCAGAACCAAGTATTGCGCTGAAAATCGGGTCCACGCAGTTGGTGTTGGAAATGATCGAAGCAGAGGTTGGTCTGCCGAATCTGGAGCTGGCCAATGACATTGCCTCGATCCGTGAGATTTCCAGGGACCAAACTGGATCTACGCTACTGATCTTAAAGGACGGCGGAACGATCACCGCACTGGAAGTCCAACAGATTGTTTATCAGCATGCCGTGGCATGGCTTGAGCAGCGCCCAGAGCCAGAAATCTCGGGCACCTCAAATGACGAGATGCGTCGGGTCCTTGATCTGTGGGGTCGGATGCTGGAAGCAATTGAGACTCAAGATTTTTCTGCTGTCGACACCGAGATCGATTGGGTCATCAAAAAGAAGCTGCTTGATCGCTACCAAGTCCGGGGAAACCTCGATTTAGGCGATCCACGTCTGGCCCAAATTGACCTGACCTACCATGACATTCGGCCAGGTCGTGGTTTGTTCAGCGTGCTGCAATCACGCGGCCTCATTAAGCGGTGGACCACCGATGACGCTATCGCGCACGCCGTTGAGGAAGCACCTATGACAACTCGTGCACATTTGCGCGGGCGAATCCTTCAAGCTGCGGATAAGCTGGGAGCTCCAGTGACTGTCGATTGGATGCGTCATAAAGTCAACCGCCCAGAGCCACAAACCGTGGAGCTTGGGGATCCGTTTGCTACGGAAAATGCTGAGGTTGACCAGCTAATTGAGTACATGTTGACCCATGCGGAGAGCTATCGCAGCTAG
- a CDS encoding ubiquitin-like protein Pup has protein sequence MSTKKTQIMGGGGRDDDALEEAAHAAGQTQINVEGVDDLLDEIDGLLENNAEEFVRSYVQKGGE, from the coding sequence GTGAGCACCAAGAAGACCCAGATCATGGGTGGCGGCGGACGCGACGACGACGCCCTTGAAGAGGCTGCACACGCTGCCGGTCAAACACAGATCAACGTCGAGGGTGTTGATGATCTCCTCGACGAAATCGACGGCCTTCTGGAAAACAACGCCGAAGAGTTCGTGCGCTCCTACGTGCAAAAGGGCGGCGAATAA
- the dop gene encoding depupylase/deamidase Dop: MRYMGSETEYGISTPSAPLLSPIITSTHTVVAYSVARGFGDHRVRWDYQDETPLRDTRGFDLRRYHQAPVVDPHSIGVANVFIPNGARFYVDHAHPEYSSPEVWTARDAALYDAAGDHILLQAVADVAGFSSQDRSVLDGHDPCPPLKIYKNNVDGKGASYGSHENYLYSRETPFDDIAQGLIPFFVARQVIIGAGRVGLGPQGDKPGFQISQRADYIEQEISLETTLNRGIINTRDEPHTGDNDGRLHVIIGDANMSHTSNFLKFGMTEMVLNAIERHVDFSDLKLANPVKEVKAVSRDLTLTHKLTLANGSELTAIEILREYLQRSQDSDGDDGNTLGEVAQKWAEILTLLESDPMSTRHLLDWTAKLALIRSYEARGVAINDPKMSLIDLQYSDIDPQKSLYHALVKKGRMEIMFSAEDIAHAAAEPPNTSRAYFRGRLMEKFGDHVLAANWESLLVRSSTGEKYRMYTTDLGAFVDWTPTGVDMSHVLIDEVSTIDQLIERLERLNGNATYITAVKSD, from the coding sequence ATGCGCTACATGGGTTCTGAAACTGAGTACGGCATCTCCACCCCCTCGGCGCCACTGCTTAGCCCAATTATCACCTCCACCCACACCGTCGTGGCGTATTCCGTCGCGCGTGGATTCGGTGACCACCGCGTGCGCTGGGACTACCAGGACGAAACCCCACTGCGCGATACTCGTGGCTTTGACCTGCGTCGATACCACCAAGCGCCCGTGGTTGATCCACATTCCATCGGCGTGGCCAACGTCTTTATCCCTAACGGGGCTCGTTTCTACGTCGACCATGCCCACCCGGAATACTCCTCCCCAGAAGTCTGGACAGCACGGGATGCAGCGCTTTACGACGCGGCCGGTGACCACATTTTATTGCAGGCCGTTGCCGACGTTGCAGGTTTTAGCAGCCAAGACCGTTCCGTTTTAGATGGGCATGATCCCTGCCCACCGCTCAAAATCTACAAGAACAACGTCGATGGCAAGGGTGCAAGCTACGGATCCCACGAAAACTACCTGTACAGCCGTGAAACTCCGTTCGATGACATCGCACAAGGCCTCATTCCATTCTTCGTGGCCCGCCAAGTGATCATTGGTGCAGGACGTGTGGGATTAGGCCCCCAAGGCGATAAGCCAGGATTCCAAATCAGCCAACGCGCTGATTACATCGAGCAAGAAATTTCCCTAGAAACCACGCTCAACCGCGGCATCATTAACACCCGCGATGAACCACATACCGGCGATAACGATGGCCGTCTGCACGTTATCATCGGTGATGCAAATATGTCGCACACTTCCAACTTCCTCAAGTTCGGAATGACGGAAATGGTGTTAAACGCCATTGAGCGCCACGTTGATTTCTCCGACCTCAAACTTGCTAACCCCGTCAAAGAGGTAAAGGCTGTTTCTCGTGACCTGACCTTGACCCACAAGCTCACGCTTGCAAACGGCTCTGAACTCACTGCCATCGAGATCTTGCGTGAGTATTTGCAGCGATCACAGGACAGTGACGGGGATGATGGGAACACGCTAGGCGAGGTGGCTCAAAAGTGGGCGGAAATCCTCACCCTGCTTGAATCAGACCCCATGTCTACCCGCCACCTCCTTGATTGGACCGCTAAACTTGCCCTCATCAGGTCATATGAGGCACGCGGTGTGGCCATTAATGACCCGAAAATGTCTCTCATCGACCTGCAATACAGCGATATTGATCCGCAAAAGAGCCTCTACCACGCGCTGGTGAAGAAAGGTCGCATGGAGATCATGTTCAGTGCTGAGGACATCGCTCACGCAGCGGCAGAACCACCGAATACCTCGCGTGCGTATTTCCGCGGCCGCTTGATGGAGAAATTCGGCGATCACGTGCTAGCTGCTAACTGGGAATCGCTCCTTGTTCGATCCAGCACAGGGGAGAAGTACCGGATGTACACCACGGATCTCGGTGCCTTTGTGGATTGGACTCCGACCGGTGTGGACATGAGCCACGTGCTCATTGATGAGGTCTCAACCATTGACCAGCTCATCGAGCGTCTAGAGCGGTTGAACGGAAACGCCACCTACATCACGGCAGTGAAATCTGACTGA
- the arc gene encoding proteasome ATPase, producing the protein MVGMSSPTDSSPTPSFSEFNREEFSRLSDEVRQLKRTNSDLGARNSKLAEMLKSSRDKLSVLFSQLEDMAQPPSVYGTFLETSKDGSNAEIFAGGRRMRVAVSPMLCAADLMPGVQVRLGEGNQVLEACDYEQTGELATLMEMIGRDRALVSDRSGEERVVKLAGPLMDRTAKLPRPGDTLLVDRKAGYAFEAIAKTEISKLALEEAPDVSYADIGGLDDQIELIQDAVELPFLHPEMYRAYNLHPPKGVLLYGPPGCGKTLIAKAVANSLAARIGEAGTSYFINVKGPELLNKYVGETERQIRVIFERARELAGDGRPVIIFFDEMESIFRTRGSGVSSDMETTVVPQLLAELDGVEDLSNVIVVGATNREELIDPAILRPGRLDIKIRINRPNESGARDIFTRYINDSIPLAQPAAELIDIAVKHLYTPRPYVRLTLIDGSVETLNYHDFVSGAMIANIVDRAKKLAIKAHIDGTGVGLTAAQLIQAIDDENQQSEDLPNTSNPDEWSRITGRQGKHVTHAEVVL; encoded by the coding sequence GTGGTGGGCATGAGTTCACCTACTGATTCTTCACCCACACCTTCCTTTAGCGAATTCAACCGGGAAGAGTTCTCCCGATTGTCAGACGAGGTGCGTCAGCTCAAGCGCACCAACTCGGATTTAGGGGCACGCAACTCCAAGCTCGCTGAGATGCTGAAATCATCTCGGGACAAATTATCGGTGTTGTTTTCCCAGTTAGAAGATATGGCGCAGCCACCGTCTGTATATGGCACCTTTTTGGAAACGTCGAAAGATGGATCCAATGCGGAGATCTTTGCAGGCGGAAGGCGGATGCGCGTGGCGGTATCTCCTATGCTGTGCGCGGCTGATTTGATGCCAGGTGTGCAGGTCCGCCTTGGGGAAGGCAACCAAGTTTTAGAAGCGTGCGACTATGAGCAAACCGGTGAGCTGGCCACGCTCATGGAAATGATCGGTCGAGATAGAGCCCTGGTGTCGGATAGATCGGGGGAGGAGCGCGTCGTAAAGCTTGCTGGTCCGCTGATGGATCGCACCGCTAAGCTGCCACGCCCGGGAGACACCTTGCTGGTAGACCGGAAAGCGGGCTACGCGTTTGAGGCGATTGCAAAAACGGAGATTTCTAAGCTGGCGCTGGAAGAGGCTCCGGACGTGTCCTACGCCGACATTGGTGGTTTGGATGATCAAATTGAGCTCATCCAAGATGCCGTTGAGCTGCCGTTTTTGCACCCCGAAATGTACCGGGCCTACAACCTGCACCCACCCAAAGGTGTGTTGCTCTATGGCCCTCCTGGTTGTGGCAAGACGTTGATCGCCAAGGCTGTCGCCAACTCGTTAGCTGCGCGCATTGGTGAGGCCGGCACCTCGTACTTCATTAATGTTAAGGGTCCTGAGCTGCTCAATAAGTACGTCGGAGAGACCGAACGCCAGATCCGCGTTATCTTCGAGCGCGCTCGTGAGCTTGCCGGCGATGGCCGTCCAGTAATTATTTTCTTTGACGAGATGGAGTCGATTTTCCGTACCCGTGGCTCAGGTGTGAGCTCTGATATGGAAACGACCGTGGTTCCACAGCTCCTGGCAGAACTTGATGGCGTGGAAGATCTCTCCAACGTCATTGTTGTTGGTGCAACCAACCGCGAAGAGCTCATCGACCCTGCCATCTTGCGCCCTGGTCGTCTAGACATCAAGATCCGCATCAATCGCCCCAACGAGAGCGGTGCGCGTGATATTTTCACCCGCTACATCAACGATTCCATTCCGCTGGCGCAGCCCGCAGCAGAACTTATCGATATCGCCGTCAAACACCTCTACACGCCACGTCCCTATGTGCGGCTGACCTTGATCGATGGCTCCGTGGAAACGCTGAACTACCATGACTTTGTCTCTGGTGCGATGATCGCCAACATCGTTGATCGCGCTAAGAAACTCGCCATCAAGGCACACATCGACGGCACAGGCGTGGGACTAACGGCCGCCCAGCTGATCCAAGCAATCGATGATGAAAACCAGCAAAGCGAAGACCTTCCCAACACGTCCAACCCTGATGAATGGTCGCGCATCACCGGACGCCAAGGCAAGCACGTCACTCATGCGGAAGTGGTGTTGTAA
- a CDS encoding tRNA (adenine-N1)-methyltransferase gives MPYSGPFQAGDRVQLTDAKRRHFTIILEPGTTYHTHRGQIAHDDIIGADEGTVVQSTMGSDYLCFRHLMVDHVLSMPRGAAVIYPKDSAQILVEGDIFPGARVLEAGAGSGALSMALLRAVGEKGNVISYEIRDDHLEYAVSNVEEYFGERPATWDPRLGDLKEVTVEDLDGPVDRIILDMLEPWEMLATCKDLLIPGGVFMTYVATVPQLMKVMEGIREQKCFTEPRAWESLVRDWKVEGLATRPEHRMNAHTAFLVMTRRLADGVEPPRPQRKARR, from the coding sequence ATGCCCTACTCAGGTCCGTTCCAAGCAGGCGATCGCGTTCAGCTCACTGACGCAAAGCGCCGGCACTTCACCATCATTTTGGAGCCGGGAACCACCTACCACACCCACCGTGGCCAAATCGCCCACGATGACATCATCGGCGCAGATGAGGGCACTGTTGTTCAGTCCACCATGGGTTCTGACTACCTGTGCTTCCGCCACTTGATGGTCGATCACGTCCTCAGCATGCCTCGCGGTGCCGCCGTTATTTACCCGAAGGACTCCGCACAAATCCTTGTGGAAGGCGATATTTTCCCAGGTGCCCGCGTCCTTGAGGCGGGTGCCGGCTCTGGTGCTCTGTCCATGGCGCTACTACGTGCTGTCGGCGAAAAAGGCAATGTCATCTCTTATGAGATCCGTGATGATCACTTAGAGTATGCGGTCTCCAACGTGGAGGAGTACTTCGGCGAGCGCCCAGCAACGTGGGATCCACGCTTGGGTGATCTCAAAGAAGTCACCGTGGAGGATCTCGACGGACCAGTCGACCGCATCATCTTGGACATGCTGGAGCCGTGGGAAATGCTCGCCACGTGCAAAGACCTCCTGATCCCCGGTGGCGTGTTCATGACATATGTGGCCACCGTGCCCCAGCTGATGAAGGTCATGGAAGGTATCCGCGAACAAAAGTGCTTCACTGAGCCTCGTGCTTGGGAGTCTTTGGTGCGTGATTGGAAGGTGGAAGGTCTTGCTACTAGGCCTGAACACCGCATGAATGCTCACACTGCATTCTTGGTGATGACCCGCCGTTTGGCTGATGGTGTGGAGCCTCCTCGCCCGCAGCGCAAGGCGCGTCGATAA
- a CDS encoding M18 family aminopeptidase, which translates to MHLTDDFLGFIALSPSSYHAAAAVERRLTQEGFLRQDDTEEWDARPGGHVMVRGGAVVAWWVPEDASPESGFRIIGSHTDSPGFKLKPRGDLGSHGWQQAGVEVYGGPILASWLDRELALAGRIVLADGSVKLVNTGPVLRIPHVAIHLDRSVNSGLTLNPQRHMQPVFAVGEPDVSIIDVIADIADVEPSDIVSHDLITVPTQHGEVFGAHGDFIASARLDNLSSVHPSMTALIEASKSDDASSDILVLAAFDHEEVGSSSTTGAGGPLLEEVLTRTALALGADEDERRRMFNRSTLVSADAAHSIHPNFSDKHDPVNYPIMGSGPVLKVNANQRYASNALTAGMWARACQIAGVPHQVFAGNNDVPCGSTIGPISATRLGIETVDVGIPLLSMHSAREMAGVKDLLWFEQALEAYLVN; encoded by the coding sequence ATGCATCTGACTGACGATTTTTTAGGTTTTATCGCACTAAGCCCCAGTTCGTATCACGCCGCAGCAGCGGTGGAGCGCAGGCTGACCCAGGAGGGCTTCCTTCGTCAAGACGATACGGAAGAATGGGACGCACGCCCCGGCGGCCACGTGATGGTGCGCGGCGGTGCCGTAGTGGCCTGGTGGGTGCCAGAAGATGCCTCGCCAGAATCCGGTTTCCGCATTATTGGCTCCCACACGGATTCACCCGGTTTCAAATTAAAGCCCCGCGGTGATCTTGGATCCCACGGCTGGCAGCAAGCAGGTGTTGAGGTATACGGTGGCCCAATTTTGGCGAGCTGGCTCGACAGGGAGTTGGCACTGGCAGGCCGCATCGTGCTTGCCGACGGCTCCGTCAAGCTTGTTAACACCGGCCCCGTGCTGCGCATCCCTCACGTCGCCATTCATTTGGACCGCAGCGTAAATTCCGGGCTTACTCTCAACCCTCAACGCCATATGCAACCAGTGTTTGCGGTCGGCGAGCCCGATGTCAGCATCATCGATGTCATTGCAGATATCGCTGACGTAGAACCGTCAGACATTGTTAGCCATGATCTCATTACAGTTCCCACCCAACATGGGGAAGTTTTTGGTGCTCACGGTGATTTCATTGCGTCTGCGCGCCTAGATAATTTGAGCAGTGTCCACCCATCGATGACAGCTTTGATTGAAGCATCCAAGTCTGATGATGCCAGCTCGGACATTTTGGTTCTGGCAGCGTTTGACCACGAGGAAGTAGGCAGCAGTTCCACCACAGGTGCTGGCGGACCCTTGCTTGAAGAAGTCCTCACCAGGACCGCACTGGCTCTGGGCGCAGACGAGGATGAACGTCGCCGCATGTTCAACCGCTCCACGTTGGTCTCTGCCGATGCAGCGCACTCCATTCACCCGAATTTCTCTGATAAGCACGATCCCGTCAACTATCCCATCATGGGTTCTGGTCCTGTATTAAAGGTCAATGCCAACCAGCGATATGCCTCAAACGCTTTGACCGCTGGCATGTGGGCGCGCGCCTGCCAGATCGCCGGGGTGCCACACCAAGTGTTTGCCGGAAACAATGATGTTCCCTGTGGATCTACCATTGGTCCCATCAGTGCGACACGCTTAGGCATCGAAACCGTTGATGTCGGAATTCCGCTACTGTCCATGCACTCCGCCAGGGAGATGGCGGGCGTAAAGGATCTCCTGTGGTTTGAACAGGCCCTGGAAGCCTATCTGGTAAATTAA